In a single window of the Bacillus mycoides genome:
- a CDS encoding luciferase family protein yields MSFSEMIRNEVLGWAGVSEKPHRFGGIEINYGKKELGHLHGDKLVDLPFPKVKRDELVSQGLVKPHHVLPESGWISYYIKSEEDIPFAIELFRMQYDRITK; encoded by the coding sequence ATGTCATTTAGTGAAATGATTAGAAATGAAGTACTTGGCTGGGCAGGTGTTTCTGAAAAACCGCATCGATTTGGTGGTATTGAAATAAATTATGGTAAGAAAGAACTTGGTCATTTGCATGGCGATAAGTTAGTTGATTTACCATTTCCAAAGGTAAAGCGGGATGAATTAGTGAGCCAAGGATTGGTGAAACCACATCACGTATTACCTGAATCAGGATGGATAAGTTATTATATAAAGAGTGAAGAGGATATTCCATTTGCAATTGAGTTATTTCGTATGCAATATGACAGAATAACAAAATAA